A single window of Candidatus Flexicrinis affinis DNA harbors:
- a CDS encoding alpha-ketoacid dehydrogenase subunit beta, with product MPMREALRIALREEMLRDERVFVFGEEVGAWQGTHRVTQGLLDEFGEKRVKDTPISEMAIAGLAVGAAMAGLRPVAEMMTINFAFLALDAIVNHAAKVHYMFDGQFTVPLVIRAASGWGNQATATHSHTPEPIFAHFPGLYVACPATPSDAYGMLKASIRDENPVLFTESIALYPKPGPVTEDPDFTLPIGKGDIKREGRHVTLVTYARGVEWSLAAAKELAKDGIEAEVVDLRWLRPLDLDLVFESFKKTNRAVIVEESLPMYSFGSEIAAQIQDNCFDYMDAPIKRVSAMDVPLPFAREIELMALPNVQKVLDAVEEIL from the coding sequence ATGCCGATGCGCGAAGCGCTGCGCATTGCCCTCCGCGAGGAGATGCTTCGAGACGAACGTGTATTTGTCTTTGGCGAAGAAGTTGGCGCTTGGCAGGGTACGCATCGCGTCACACAAGGCCTGCTGGATGAATTCGGCGAAAAGCGAGTCAAGGACACGCCGATCAGCGAGATGGCGATTGCCGGTCTGGCAGTCGGCGCGGCGATGGCGGGGCTTCGCCCGGTCGCCGAGATGATGACGATCAACTTCGCGTTTCTTGCGTTGGATGCAATCGTCAACCATGCCGCCAAGGTCCACTACATGTTCGACGGCCAATTTACCGTGCCGCTCGTCATCCGCGCCGCGTCGGGCTGGGGCAATCAGGCAACCGCCACCCACAGCCACACGCCAGAGCCGATCTTCGCGCACTTCCCCGGCTTGTACGTCGCCTGCCCGGCCACGCCTTCGGATGCTTACGGGATGCTCAAAGCCTCGATCCGCGACGAGAACCCGGTGCTGTTCACCGAGAGCATTGCGTTGTATCCCAAGCCCGGGCCGGTCACCGAGGATCCTGACTTCACCTTACCGATCGGCAAAGGCGACATCAAACGCGAAGGCCGGCACGTCACACTCGTGACGTACGCGCGCGGTGTCGAGTGGTCGCTTGCGGCCGCGAAAGAACTTGCCAAAGACGGGATCGAAGCCGAGGTCGTGGACCTGCGCTGGCTGCGGCCGCTTGATCTGGACCTGGTGTTCGAGAGCTTCAAGAAGACCAACCGCGCCGTGATCGTCGAGGAGAGCCTGCCGATGTACAGCTTCGGCAGCGAGATCGCCGCGCAGATTCAGGACAACTGCTTCGACTATATGGATGCGCCAATCAAGCGCGTGTCGGCAATGGATGTTCCGCTGCCGTTTGCGCGCGAGATCGAATTGATGGCGCTGCCAAACGTCCAGAAAGTCCTAGATGCCGTGGAGGAGATTCTCTAA
- a CDS encoding pyruvate dehydrogenase (acetyl-transferring) E1 component subunit alpha, whose product MAKPNKETLLEWYRQMVLIRLFETRCDELYQEKKITGVYMHLYSGHEATGVGALAALRPDDHVITAYRDHGIALAKGVHPNPIMAEMMGKKDGVSGGKGGSMHIASKEHRMWGGYAIVGGHLPLAAGIAFASQYNNTDEVTICFIGDGASNNGYFHEAVNMSGAWKLPIVWIIENNFVAMGTRIEDSTAQTRLHMRAEGYGIKDGGRIDGQDVMAVYDAVSDAVAHARQNGPVLIESLTYRYKGHGVSDKSYDKRFAEELEEWKQNRDPITLFRRMLEDKYKNIGPELERIFEACEQAVDESVEFALNSPDPTYEDLISNVYVD is encoded by the coding sequence ATGGCAAAGCCGAACAAAGAAACGCTTCTCGAATGGTATCGGCAAATGGTGCTGATCCGTTTGTTCGAGACGCGATGCGACGAGCTGTATCAGGAGAAGAAGATTACCGGCGTCTACATGCACCTGTACAGCGGGCACGAAGCTACCGGCGTCGGCGCGCTCGCCGCGCTGCGGCCTGACGATCATGTGATTACCGCCTACCGCGACCACGGCATCGCATTGGCGAAAGGCGTCCACCCGAACCCGATCATGGCCGAGATGATGGGCAAGAAGGACGGCGTAAGCGGCGGCAAGGGCGGGTCGATGCACATCGCGAGCAAAGAACACCGCATGTGGGGCGGCTACGCCATCGTCGGCGGTCACCTGCCGCTGGCAGCGGGCATCGCATTTGCCTCGCAGTACAACAACACCGACGAGGTCACGATCTGCTTCATCGGCGACGGCGCCAGCAACAACGGCTACTTCCATGAAGCGGTCAACATGAGCGGGGCGTGGAAGCTGCCGATCGTGTGGATCATCGAGAACAACTTCGTCGCGATGGGCACGCGCATTGAAGATTCGACGGCCCAAACGCGCTTGCACATGCGCGCCGAAGGGTACGGCATCAAGGACGGCGGGCGAATCGACGGGCAGGACGTGATGGCAGTCTACGACGCGGTCAGCGATGCCGTCGCGCACGCACGCCAGAACGGGCCGGTCTTGATCGAGTCACTGACATACCGCTACAAGGGCCACGGCGTGTCGGACAAGTCGTACGACAAGCGGTTTGCCGAGGAACTCGAAGAGTGGAAGCAAAACCGCGATCCGATCACCTTGTTCCGCCGCATGCTCGAAGACAAATACAAGAACATCGGGCCTGAGCTGGAACGCATTTTCGAAGCCTGTGAACAAGCGGTCGACGAGTCGGTCGAGTTTGCGCTGAACAGCCCCGACCCGACCTACGAAGACCTCATCAGCAACGTCTACGTCGACTAG
- a CDS encoding class I fructose-bisphosphate aldolase → MALATASQTYTIDRIAEALGGDADYYLNHASTTIDKGRMYLPGPSFVDDVYTQTDRNPQVLRSLAQMFDHGRLSGTGYLSILPVDQGIEHSAGASFAKNPDYFDPAKIVELAIEGGCNAVASTFGVLGAVARKYAHRIPFMVKINHNELLTYPNKFDQVMFGTIKQAWDMGAVAVGATVYFGSDQSTRQLIEVAEAFAYAHELGLATVLWCYTRNNAFKVNGTNYETSADLTGQANHLGVTIQADIVKQKLPENNGGFKALNTGGSSYGKLDERIYSELTSDHPIDLTRYQVANGYMGRIGLISSGGASGANDFADAIKTAVINKRAGGTGLISGRKAFQRPMAEGAALLNAIQDVYLCDEVTIA, encoded by the coding sequence ATGGCACTCGCCACCGCTTCACAGACGTACACAATCGACCGCATCGCCGAGGCACTCGGCGGTGACGCAGACTACTACCTGAACCACGCGTCCACCACGATCGACAAGGGGCGCATGTACCTGCCCGGCCCGTCGTTCGTCGATGACGTCTACACCCAGACCGACCGCAACCCACAGGTTCTGCGCTCACTCGCGCAGATGTTCGACCACGGTCGGCTTTCCGGCACCGGCTACCTTTCGATCCTGCCTGTCGATCAGGGCATCGAGCATTCCGCCGGCGCGTCGTTTGCCAAGAACCCGGACTACTTCGATCCCGCCAAAATTGTCGAACTGGCGATCGAGGGCGGATGCAACGCTGTCGCGTCGACGTTCGGCGTGCTCGGCGCGGTTGCGCGCAAATACGCGCATCGCATCCCGTTCATGGTCAAAATCAACCACAACGAACTGCTCACCTACCCGAACAAGTTTGACCAAGTGATGTTCGGCACGATCAAGCAGGCGTGGGATATGGGCGCCGTCGCCGTTGGCGCGACTGTTTACTTCGGCAGCGATCAGAGCACGCGCCAGTTGATCGAGGTTGCCGAGGCCTTCGCGTATGCACACGAACTCGGCTTGGCGACCGTGCTGTGGTGCTACACACGCAACAACGCCTTCAAGGTCAACGGCACCAATTACGAGACCAGCGCCGACCTGACCGGTCAGGCCAATCATCTCGGTGTGACGATTCAGGCCGACATCGTGAAGCAGAAGCTGCCCGAGAACAACGGTGGGTTCAAGGCGCTGAACACCGGCGGCTCGTCGTATGGCAAGCTGGACGAGCGCATTTACAGCGAACTGACCAGCGATCACCCGATTGACCTCACCCGCTATCAAGTCGCCAACGGCTACATGGGCCGCATTGGCTTGATTTCGTCCGGCGGCGCCAGCGGCGCCAACGATTTCGCGGATGCCATCAAGACCGCGGTTATCAACAAGCGCGCCGGCGGCACCGGTCTCATCAGCGGGCGCAAGGCGTTCCAGCGCCCGATGGCCGAAGGCGCTGCGCTGCTGAATGCCATTCAAGACGTTTACCTGTGCGACGAAGTGACCATCGCGTAA
- a CDS encoding RidA family protein, translating to MKTIVHTDQAPPAAGPYSHAVIANGVVYTAGQVGVDPVTRQFAGPSIEAQTRQVFANLKAVLAAAGCTFDNVVKATVFLADMNDFVNMNAIYAEYFPVSPPARSTVQVARLPIDARIEIELVAVLPA from the coding sequence ATGAAGACAATCGTCCATACCGATCAGGCGCCGCCTGCCGCTGGTCCATACAGCCATGCCGTGATCGCCAACGGGGTGGTGTATACCGCCGGACAGGTCGGTGTCGATCCGGTCACGCGACAGTTCGCCGGCCCGAGCATCGAGGCCCAAACGCGTCAGGTGTTCGCCAACCTGAAGGCCGTTCTCGCCGCCGCGGGATGCACGTTCGACAACGTCGTCAAGGCGACCGTGTTCCTCGCCGACATGAACGACTTCGTGAACATGAACGCGATCTATGCCGAATACTTCCCGGTCTCGCCTCCTGCGCGTTCTACGGTACAGGTCGCCCGCCTACCGATCGACGCACGTATCGAGATCGAACTGGTGGCGGTTCTGCCTGCATAG
- a CDS encoding carbon-nitrogen hydrolase — protein MRVNIGLAQIYPKLGHVSENLDKHLQYIETAISQGVDLIVFPELSLTGYQVQDLVPEVAIKATAADVVFGRLLDASRAIDVMFGFVQRDTRNRYYIAAAYLSQGECVHVHRKVYLPTYAMFDEGRYFDQGESIRAFDTRFGRVGMLICEDFWHVSPPYLLWLDGADVLLLHSASPSRGLDASDRLGSSRWVELTNQAYGSFFTNYVVHCNRVGYEDGKNFWGGSSVVDPNGEFLTHGHYFDEMLVTQAIDLNQVTRTRARLPLLRDEQPFLVQRELDRILSTNSEASR, from the coding sequence ATGCGCGTAAACATCGGTTTGGCCCAAATCTACCCGAAGCTCGGGCACGTCTCCGAAAATCTCGACAAGCACTTGCAGTACATCGAGACGGCTATCTCGCAAGGCGTCGACTTGATCGTGTTTCCGGAGCTGTCGCTGACAGGATATCAGGTGCAAGATCTCGTGCCGGAGGTCGCAATCAAAGCAACGGCGGCCGACGTCGTGTTCGGCCGGCTGTTGGACGCGAGCCGCGCCATCGACGTGATGTTCGGGTTCGTACAGCGCGATACGCGCAACCGCTACTACATCGCCGCCGCCTACCTGTCACAAGGCGAATGCGTGCACGTCCACCGCAAGGTCTACCTGCCGACCTATGCGATGTTCGACGAAGGCCGCTATTTCGATCAAGGCGAGTCGATCCGCGCGTTCGACACCCGCTTCGGCCGCGTCGGCATGTTGATCTGCGAGGACTTCTGGCATGTCAGCCCACCGTATTTGTTGTGGCTGGACGGCGCCGATGTGCTGCTGCTGCACAGCGCCAGTCCGTCACGCGGCCTCGACGCCAGCGACCGGTTGGGCAGTTCTCGTTGGGTCGAGCTGACCAATCAGGCATACGGATCGTTCTTCACCAACTACGTCGTCCACTGCAATCGCGTCGGCTACGAGGACGGCAAGAATTTCTGGGGCGGGTCGTCGGTCGTCGATCCGAACGGCGAGTTTCTCACCCACGGCCACTATTTCGACGAAATGCTGGTTACGCAGGCGATCGACCTCAATCAGGTCACACGCACGCGTGCCCGCCTGCCGCTGCTGCGCGACGAACAACCCTTCCTCGTGCAGCGCGAACTTGACCGTATCTTATCTACTAACTCGGAGGCATCACGATGA
- a CDS encoding CoA transferase subunit A — MTRFLTLDDAAALIEDGMLLGIGGMTIYRRPVAFVMAMLRRAGRARSLTLFGFTHGYEADLLVGAGCVTAVRSCYFGLESFGFAPMFTERVSRGEVRVIEETEASIGCGLRAATAGIGFMPSTAWIGTDLPKLRPDVVTVTDPYTGETLTAFPAIHPDVAVLHALEADQYGNVAINQNVAIDLELAAAAKTVIVTYEQQVERLEKAPDRIILPGAVVDVAALAPRGAWPTSCYPLYPLDGGALMAYADACNAGEFDAYVKQLIARA, encoded by the coding sequence GTGACACGCTTCCTCACATTGGACGACGCGGCGGCGCTGATCGAAGACGGCATGCTGCTTGGAATCGGCGGAATGACGATCTATCGGCGTCCTGTCGCCTTCGTGATGGCCATGCTGAGGCGGGCCGGTCGCGCGCGAAGCCTGACGCTGTTTGGCTTCACTCACGGCTATGAGGCCGACCTTCTGGTGGGCGCGGGCTGTGTGACGGCAGTGCGTTCGTGCTATTTCGGCCTCGAATCGTTCGGCTTTGCGCCGATGTTTACGGAACGGGTGAGTCGCGGCGAGGTGCGGGTCATCGAAGAGACTGAGGCGAGCATCGGGTGCGGTCTCCGTGCCGCGACTGCGGGCATCGGGTTCATGCCGTCGACCGCTTGGATCGGCACCGACCTGCCGAAACTACGGCCCGATGTCGTGACCGTGACCGACCCGTATACCGGCGAAACGCTGACCGCGTTCCCTGCCATCCACCCGGACGTCGCCGTGCTGCACGCGCTCGAGGCCGACCAGTACGGGAACGTCGCGATCAACCAGAACGTCGCGATCGACCTCGAACTTGCCGCTGCCGCGAAGACCGTTATCGTCACCTATGAGCAGCAGGTCGAACGGCTTGAAAAAGCGCCTGACCGGATCATCCTGCCGGGCGCGGTGGTCGATGTGGCGGCGCTTGCGCCGCGCGGCGCGTGGCCGACCAGCTGCTACCCCTTGTATCCTCTCGACGGCGGAGCCCTGATGGCCTATGCAGATGCGTGCAACGCTGGCGAATTCGACGCGTATGTGAAGCAGTTGATTGCACGCGCCTAG
- the thpR gene encoding RNA 2',3'-cyclic phosphodiesterase, which yields MRLFVAIDLPETVKRTLAALPGKFDGARWVRPAHMHVTLRFIGETDKSDEIRAALAAVTGPPMELAITGVGRFPGNLRKPPRVLWAGLSAPASLGSLHESINVALAPLKLQADDGPFSAHVTLARTPNASAAVAEAARRFLALHANLSSEPFPVTEFTLYESKLTGGGPVYTPVAVYRLKG from the coding sequence ATGCGTCTGTTTGTCGCAATCGACCTGCCCGAGACCGTGAAAAGGACTTTGGCTGCACTGCCGGGAAAGTTCGATGGAGCGCGCTGGGTCAGGCCGGCTCACATGCATGTGACACTGCGGTTCATCGGCGAGACGGACAAGAGCGACGAGATACGGGCCGCCCTCGCTGCGGTGACCGGCCCGCCGATGGAGCTTGCCATCACGGGCGTCGGACGGTTTCCCGGCAATCTGCGCAAGCCGCCGCGCGTATTGTGGGCCGGCCTGAGCGCACCCGCGTCGCTCGGATCGCTGCATGAATCGATCAACGTCGCGCTCGCCCCGCTGAAGTTGCAGGCCGACGACGGGCCGTTTTCGGCGCACGTCACGCTCGCGCGCACGCCGAACGCCAGCGCCGCCGTGGCCGAAGCCGCGCGGCGATTCCTCGCGCTGCACGCAAACCTGTCGAGCGAACCGTTTCCGGTGACAGAATTCACACTGTACGAAAGCAAGTTGACGGGGGGCGGGCCGGTGTATACCCCGGTCGCAGTCTATCGACTGAAAGGATGA
- a CDS encoding thiamine ABC transporter substrate-binding protein yields MNRLVLVIVLLLAVLPVYAQQDPLTLVTYDSFSVSEDVLAAFTDQTGIEVEIVRLADAGAMVNQVILTKNNPLGDVLYGIDNTFLSRGLNAGIFEPYESSALADVPEAFVLDPDFNVTPVAYGDVCLNYDAAYFGADGPPLPTSLVDLTEPEFEGTLVVENPAASSPGLAFLLATIAAFGEAPDTYNWQEYWADLAANDVLVVEGWTEAYYGEFSGASDGERPLVVSYASSPPAEVYFADPTPETAPTGVTLAEEACFRQIEFAGILTGTDQRAEAEAFIDFMLGLEFQEDLPLQMFVFPVSPDAELPDVFVEYAVIPENPASIAPDLIEEKREEWIQTWTEIVLR; encoded by the coding sequence ATGAACCGTCTTGTGCTCGTAATCGTCTTGCTGCTGGCCGTGCTACCTGTGTATGCCCAGCAGGATCCGCTGACGCTCGTCACCTACGACAGCTTCAGCGTTAGCGAGGACGTCCTCGCTGCGTTCACCGATCAGACCGGCATCGAGGTCGAGATTGTGCGCTTGGCCGACGCCGGCGCGATGGTGAATCAGGTAATTCTGACCAAGAACAATCCGCTTGGTGACGTTCTGTACGGGATCGACAACACGTTCTTGAGCCGTGGCCTGAACGCCGGCATCTTCGAACCTTACGAGTCGTCGGCGCTGGCTGATGTCCCCGAAGCGTTCGTGCTGGACCCCGACTTCAACGTGACGCCAGTTGCCTATGGCGATGTGTGCCTGAACTACGACGCGGCGTACTTCGGCGCGGATGGTCCGCCGCTGCCGACTTCACTCGTTGACCTGACCGAACCCGAATTTGAAGGCACGTTGGTGGTGGAGAATCCTGCTGCGTCGTCGCCCGGTCTGGCGTTTCTGCTGGCGACCATTGCCGCGTTTGGCGAAGCGCCGGACACTTACAACTGGCAGGAATACTGGGCGGACCTCGCGGCAAATGACGTGCTGGTGGTCGAGGGGTGGACCGAGGCCTACTACGGCGAATTCAGCGGCGCCAGTGACGGCGAACGTCCGCTAGTGGTCAGCTATGCGAGCAGTCCGCCCGCCGAGGTCTACTTCGCCGACCCGACGCCGGAGACCGCCCCGACCGGCGTCACGCTCGCGGAAGAGGCGTGTTTCCGTCAGATCGAGTTCGCCGGCATTCTGACCGGCACCGATCAACGCGCCGAGGCGGAGGCGTTCATCGATTTCATGCTGGGCCTCGAGTTTCAAGAAGATCTGCCGCTGCAAATGTTCGTCTTCCCGGTTAGTCCCGATGCCGAGCTGCCTGATGTGTTCGTGGAATACGCCGTGATCCCCGAGAATCCGGCCTCGATTGCGCCGGACCTAATCGAAGAGAAGCGCGAGGAATGGATTCAGACGTGGACGGAGATCGTCCTGCGCTGA
- a CDS encoding iron ABC transporter permease, whose translation MRVPWRTLAVVPVAFLGIFFVYPLVVVLAQSLTDPAGGLDLSGFAEIVTSAYYRETLWFTTWQAVLSTVLTVAAALPAAVVFVRFKFPGKSLLMALATLPFVLPTVVVAAAFDALLGDSGLLNSGLMAVFGLESAPVQLERTLTLVLIAHVFYNFAVVLRMIVSYWSNQSPQIEEAARSLGAGRWQLWTRVRLPMLAPAISAASVLVFIFTFTSFGVVLILGGPRYSTLEVEIYRQALSIFDLPVAAALSLVQIGLMFAMLLMYSRLQRRITVPLRGEAYVSRVPHSWRAKLGALAVIVTMIVLLLAPLAALIVRSLTTAGGLDNFTRLAQNPRGSILFVPPLTAVGNSLVFASVATVLAVGLGLITAALVNARRWRWLDALFMLPLATSAVTLGFGYLIAMGNPPLNLRSSAVLIPLAHTLVALPFVVRAVLPALQLIPNNVTDAARALGEGPAGVWRRVRLPIIGRALVVGASFSFTVSLGEFGASLFIARPDTPTIPVVIFRLLGQPGAANYGQALAMSVILLVVCGAAFAIIERLRISVAGVF comes from the coding sequence ATGCGGGTGCCGTGGCGTACGCTAGCGGTCGTCCCGGTCGCATTTCTAGGAATCTTCTTCGTCTATCCGCTGGTCGTGGTGCTTGCGCAAAGCTTGACCGACCCGGCCGGCGGACTGGACTTGTCGGGCTTCGCGGAGATCGTGACGTCCGCGTATTACCGCGAGACGCTGTGGTTTACGACGTGGCAGGCCGTGCTGTCGACGGTCTTGACGGTGGCCGCTGCGCTGCCTGCTGCGGTCGTGTTCGTGCGCTTCAAATTTCCGGGCAAGTCGCTGCTTATGGCGCTCGCGACGCTGCCGTTCGTCCTGCCGACGGTCGTGGTCGCTGCCGCCTTCGACGCGCTGCTGGGCGACAGCGGCCTGCTCAACAGCGGGCTGATGGCCGTGTTCGGGTTGGAGTCCGCACCGGTGCAGCTTGAGCGTACGCTCACGCTTGTGTTGATCGCCCACGTCTTCTACAACTTCGCGGTCGTGCTGCGCATGATCGTGAGTTACTGGTCGAACCAGTCGCCGCAGATCGAGGAAGCCGCGCGCAGTTTGGGGGCGGGGCGGTGGCAGTTGTGGACGCGGGTGCGCCTCCCGATGCTAGCCCCGGCGATCAGCGCGGCATCGGTGCTGGTGTTTATCTTCACGTTTACCAGCTTCGGAGTCGTCTTGATCCTCGGCGGACCGCGGTATTCGACGCTTGAGGTTGAAATCTATCGGCAGGCGCTGAGCATATTCGACCTTCCGGTCGCGGCGGCGCTGTCACTGGTTCAGATCGGCCTGATGTTCGCGATGCTGCTTATGTATTCGCGTTTGCAGCGGCGGATCACCGTGCCGCTGCGCGGCGAGGCGTACGTGTCGCGCGTGCCGCATTCTTGGCGGGCCAAGTTGGGCGCGCTCGCGGTGATCGTGACGATGATCGTGCTGCTGCTGGCACCGTTGGCGGCGCTGATCGTGCGGTCGCTTACGACCGCCGGCGGGCTAGACAACTTCACGCGGCTAGCACAGAACCCGCGCGGATCGATCCTGTTCGTCCCGCCGCTGACGGCCGTCGGCAACTCGCTCGTATTCGCCTCCGTCGCGACGGTGCTGGCGGTCGGCTTAGGGTTGATCACCGCGGCACTGGTCAACGCCCGCCGATGGCGCTGGCTGGATGCGCTTTTCATGCTGCCATTAGCGACCAGCGCGGTGACGCTCGGCTTCGGCTATCTGATCGCGATGGGCAATCCACCGCTTAACCTCCGATCAAGCGCAGTGCTGATTCCGCTCGCTCACACGCTGGTGGCGCTGCCGTTTGTCGTGCGGGCGGTGTTGCCGGCGCTCCAGCTCATCCCCAACAACGTCACCGATGCCGCGCGAGCGTTGGGGGAGGGCCCGGCAGGCGTGTGGCGTCGGGTTCGACTACCGATCATCGGACGCGCGTTGGTGGTGGGCGCTTCGTTCTCGTTCACGGTAAGTTTGGGCGAATTCGGTGCGTCGCTGTTCATCGCCCGGCCCGACACGCCGACGATCCCGGTGGTGATCTTCCGGTTGTTAGGACAGCCCGGCGCAGCCAACTATGGACAGGCGCTGGCGATGAGTGTCATCCTGCTTGTTGTATGCGGCGCGGCGTTTGCTATTATCGAGCGACTACGAATCAGCGTTGCGGGTGTATTCTAG
- a CDS encoding metallophosphoesterase family protein, which translates to MVLSYRVQHEARLAEHSDYMRVLIISDIHANVTAFETVLRDAKGQWDYVWCLGDVVGYGPDPNECVNKLRELPHLCLAGNHDWAVLDRLDIRTFNPDARRAVDWTRESLTDENLQWLEALPVTFVIGDYTLAHASPREPILEYILETKTAADNFPHFETPYCVVGHTHQPMIYELFGSFGDVSMNRPVYGQPRTLNGRRQIINPGSVGQPRDADPRAAYSILDFEHNVWEHRRIPYDVSAVQRRMRQHRMPDRLVARLELGM; encoded by the coding sequence ATGGTATTATCGTACCGCGTTCAGCACGAGGCGCGGCTAGCGGAACACAGCGACTATATGCGAGTTCTCATCATCTCCGACATTCATGCCAACGTCACCGCGTTCGAAACCGTCTTGCGGGACGCCAAAGGCCAGTGGGATTACGTGTGGTGCCTCGGAGACGTGGTCGGTTATGGCCCGGACCCCAACGAGTGCGTGAATAAGCTGCGCGAGCTTCCACACCTCTGCCTCGCGGGTAATCATGACTGGGCCGTGCTCGACCGGCTCGACATCCGTACCTTCAACCCCGATGCGCGCCGCGCGGTCGACTGGACGCGCGAAAGCCTGACCGACGAGAACTTGCAGTGGCTCGAAGCGCTGCCAGTCACGTTCGTCATCGGCGACTACACGCTGGCCCATGCCAGCCCGCGCGAACCGATTCTCGAATACATACTCGAGACCAAGACAGCGGCGGACAACTTTCCGCACTTCGAAACACCGTACTGCGTCGTCGGGCATACGCATCAGCCGATGATCTACGAGCTGTTCGGCAGTTTTGGCGACGTCTCGATGAATCGTCCGGTGTATGGCCAGCCCCGCACGCTCAACGGCCGCCGGCAGATCATCAACCCCGGTAGTGTGGGGCAACCCCGTGACGCGGACCCGCGCGCCGCCTACTCCATCCTCGACTTTGAACATAACGTCTGGGAGCACCGCCGCATTCCGTACGATGTGTCGGCCGTCCAGCGCCGGATGCGTCAGCACCGTATGCCGGATCGGCTCGTCGCCCGCCTCGAACTGGGTATGTAG
- a CDS encoding metal-dependent transcriptional regulator: MESHDLPAEDISGKMRDYLVEIYRLADRLGSDGEYVSTSALADLLLVTPPAVNRMVNRLRSHGLIEHAPYQGIRLTKAGQREARIRLRGHRIAEVFLVNVMGFGWETIFDEAQRMSTGLTPALLDRMYEMAGRPQTCPHGEPIPDTDGNLLPLDDVTLADAQTGKSLVITRVTTRESDRLHYLSALGLVPGVELVVHHVAPFNGPMQLKLHDEYRIIGHNLAEQIRVRSD, from the coding sequence GTGGAATCGCACGACCTCCCCGCCGAGGACATTAGCGGCAAGATGCGCGACTATCTTGTCGAGATTTACCGGTTGGCCGACCGCCTTGGAAGCGACGGCGAGTACGTCAGCACGTCCGCCTTGGCCGACTTGCTGCTGGTGACGCCGCCCGCCGTTAACCGGATGGTCAACCGCTTGCGCTCGCACGGACTCATCGAACACGCGCCGTATCAGGGGATACGTTTGACCAAGGCCGGCCAGCGCGAAGCCCGCATCCGCCTGCGCGGTCACCGGATCGCCGAGGTGTTCCTCGTCAACGTCATGGGATTCGGTTGGGAGACGATCTTTGACGAGGCGCAGCGAATGAGCACGGGCTTGACCCCTGCGCTGCTCGATCGCATGTACGAGATGGCTGGACGGCCGCAGACCTGTCCGCATGGCGAGCCGATCCCGGACACTGACGGCAATCTGCTGCCCCTCGACGATGTCACGTTGGCGGACGCGCAGACCGGCAAAAGCCTAGTGATCACGCGAGTTACGACGCGCGAATCGGATCGGCTGCACTACCTCAGCGCGCTCGGGCTAGTTCCCGGCGTCGAGCTGGTCGTGCACCATGTCGCCCCGTTCAACGGTCCGATGCAGCTCAAGCTGCATGACGAATATCGCATCATCGGCCACAACCTCGCCGAGCAAATCCGCGTACGCAGCGACTAG
- a CDS encoding DUF4342 domain-containing protein: MSDEKNKPAKTITEELEGVGNQVVERVQELVRQGNVRRLIIKTADDRVLIDTTLTVGAIAGTVLGLMAGPIGAIIAAVGATVARLKIEVVREITDDDVAQGGTKSKIDIKDE; this comes from the coding sequence ATGAGCGACGAAAAGAACAAGCCGGCCAAGACCATCACGGAAGAGTTGGAAGGCGTCGGCAATCAGGTCGTGGAACGCGTGCAGGAACTGGTTCGCCAGGGCAACGTCCGCCGCCTGATCATCAAAACCGCTGACGACCGCGTCCTGATTGACACGACCTTGACGGTCGGCGCGATTGCCGGTACGGTGCTCGGCCTGATGGCTGGCCCGATCGGCGCGATCATCGCTGCAGTCGGTGCCACGGTCGCGCGCCTGAAGATCGAAGTCGTCCGCGAAATCACCGATGACGACGTGGCGCAGGGCGGCACCAAGTCCAAGATCGACATCAAGGACGAGTAA